The following are from one region of the Phormidium sp. PBR-2020 genome:
- a CDS encoding Lin0512 family protein, with amino-acid sequence MARKRLIIEMGMGIDQHGQDPTVAATRAVRNAIAHNALPGVWEVAQLDHPNQMYVDVQVAVPYPEQVREEEVLAVLPFGQKTLRVESGGMVTVGRAIPELEDKNDDMLIAVAAVTVSVD; translated from the coding sequence ATGGCTCGTAAACGTTTAATTATTGAGATGGGAATGGGGATCGACCAACATGGACAAGATCCCACCGTGGCCGCCACCCGGGCCGTTCGCAATGCGATCGCCCATAATGCCCTACCAGGAGTCTGGGAAGTGGCCCAATTAGATCATCCCAACCAGATGTATGTGGATGTTCAGGTGGCGGTTCCTTATCCTGAACAGGTTCGGGAGGAGGAGGTGTTAGCGGTTTTGCCCTTTGGACAAAAAACCCTACGGGTTGAGTCGGGAGGAATGGTCACCGTGGGGCGAGCGATTCCTGAATTAGAGGATAAAAATGATGATATGCTCATCGCTGTTGCCGCCGTGACGGTCTCCGTAGATTGA
- a CDS encoding carbohydrate kinase, whose protein sequence is MTSNVLCLGEILFDCLADQVGKPYDEVDSWTPYPGGAPANVACGLVKLGTPAGFIGCVGNDEPGDELVQVLNDVGVEITGIQRHPEAPTRQVYVVRSEEGDREFAGFGGFDSADFADTRLDAGQIPESLFVEAEYLVMGTLELAYPQSQQAIARCRDLAQQHGVQVLIDVNWRPVFWQDVESAKATIRKAIADADLLKLSEEEADFLFNTQVVTEVATQLPGVSKLMITRGDRGCSYCFGDVVGNIEAFPVTVQDTTGAGDGFVAGFLHQLQKHGVDALHDPENARTVMIYASAVGALTATKPGAIAAQPNADEVREFLRQQA, encoded by the coding sequence ATGACTTCAAACGTTTTGTGTCTGGGAGAAATCCTTTTTGACTGCCTAGCCGATCAAGTGGGCAAACCCTATGATGAGGTTGACTCTTGGACTCCCTACCCCGGAGGTGCGCCCGCGAACGTGGCTTGTGGATTAGTGAAGTTGGGAACCCCGGCGGGATTTATTGGCTGTGTCGGGAACGATGAACCGGGGGATGAGTTAGTTCAGGTTTTAAACGATGTGGGAGTTGAGATAACGGGGATACAGCGACATCCCGAGGCCCCCACCCGACAGGTGTATGTGGTGCGAAGCGAGGAGGGCGATCGCGAATTTGCCGGGTTTGGAGGGTTCGACAGTGCCGACTTTGCCGACACTCGCCTGGATGCGGGACAAATTCCTGAATCCCTGTTTGTGGAAGCGGAGTATTTGGTAATGGGGACCCTGGAACTGGCCTATCCCCAGTCACAGCAAGCGATCGCCCGCTGTCGAGACTTGGCCCAACAGCATGGAGTGCAAGTGCTGATCGATGTGAACTGGCGGCCGGTGTTTTGGCAGGATGTTGAGTCAGCAAAGGCGACGATTCGTAAGGCGATCGCCGATGCCGATTTGCTAAAACTCTCGGAAGAGGAAGCGGATTTTCTGTTTAACACCCAGGTGGTAACAGAGGTGGCCACACAACTGCCCGGGGTGAGTAAGCTGATGATCACGCGGGGCGATCGCGGCTGTAGTTACTGTTTTGGCGATGTGGTGGGGAACATCGAGGCGTTTCCCGTGACGGTGCAAGACACCACGGGAGCAGGAGACGGCTTTGTTGCCGGATTTCTGCATCAACTACAAAAACATGGCGTTGATGCCCTCCATGACCCTGAGAACGCCCGCACTGTGATGATTTACGCCAGTGCAGTGGGGGCATTAACTGCCACAAAACCAGGGGCGATCGCCGCCCAGCCCAACGCCGATGAGGTGCGAGAATTTCTACGCCAACAGGCTTAA
- a CDS encoding undecaprenyl/decaprenyl-phosphate alpha-N-acetylglucosaminyl 1-phosphate transferase: MPQHLYHLFAFVISAALVLITTPWVKELGLRSGRVDIPNDRKVHDRPMVRLGGVSIFLGTLIALLLVWKLGGFIDTDGNYLDPATEYEIWGVTIGGLFFFMIGFADDLFNLSAITRLFLQILIASVAWSLCGVSIDFLTIPFLGLVELPGLVSLPVTVIWLVGMANAINWIDGLDGLAAGVSGIAAVVLLVVSLFMEQPAAALIAAALAGGALGFLRYNFNPAQIFMGDGGSYYLGFTLAGVGAIGLVKSTAVTAVLLPYIILAVPIFDMSAVIVDRLRNGISPFAADKRHLHHRLLNAGLSHRFTVLFIYALTLWVGGLALAFAGLPSGQAYALAATSLLGYTAWKAWKYAR, from the coding sequence ATGCCGCAACATCTGTATCATCTGTTTGCCTTCGTAATTTCGGCAGCCCTGGTTCTAATTACCACCCCCTGGGTGAAGGAACTGGGCCTGCGGAGTGGACGAGTCGATATTCCCAATGATCGCAAAGTTCACGATCGCCCCATGGTTCGCCTAGGAGGTGTATCGATTTTCCTGGGAACCCTAATTGCCCTACTTCTGGTTTGGAAGCTAGGGGGATTTATTGACACCGATGGCAATTACCTCGATCCCGCCACGGAATATGAAATTTGGGGAGTCACCATTGGCGGACTCTTCTTTTTCATGATTGGGTTTGCCGATGATTTGTTCAATCTCTCCGCCATTACCCGCCTCTTCCTACAAATCCTCATCGCCAGCGTTGCTTGGTCGTTATGTGGTGTCAGTATTGATTTTCTCACCATTCCCTTCCTTGGCTTAGTGGAGTTACCGGGACTGGTGAGTTTACCGGTGACGGTGATTTGGCTGGTGGGGATGGCCAATGCCATTAACTGGATTGATGGCCTTGATGGCCTAGCTGCTGGCGTCTCAGGGATTGCAGCGGTGGTTCTGTTGGTGGTGAGTTTGTTTATGGAACAACCGGCCGCGGCCCTCATTGCCGCCGCCTTAGCGGGAGGGGCCCTGGGATTTCTCCGCTACAACTTCAACCCAGCCCAAATTTTCATGGGGGATGGCGGATCTTACTATCTCGGGTTTACTCTGGCCGGTGTTGGGGCGATCGGTTTGGTCAAGAGTACCGCCGTCACAGCGGTGTTACTGCCCTATATTATTTTGGCGGTTCCCATTTTTGATATGTCAGCGGTGATTGTCGATCGCCTCCGTAATGGCATTTCTCCGTTTGCGGCGGACAAGCGACATCTCCATCATCGCCTCCTCAATGCCGGTTTGTCTCATCGGTTCACGGTTCTGTTTATCTACGCCCTCACCCTCTGGGTGGGAGGGTTAGCCCTGGCGTTTGCAGGACTTCCCAGCGGCCAGGCCTATGCCTTGGCCGCCACCTCCTTATTGGGTTACACAGCTTGGAAAGCCTGGAAGTATGCCCGGTGA
- the holA gene encoding DNA polymerase III subunit delta — protein MAIYVYWGEDEFACDRAVQTLRDRSLDPAWGSFNFDKIPADTPDATIEGLNQAMTPPFGGGQRFVWLVDSPILQQCSQDLQKNLERTLPQLPESSVLLLTSRKKPDQRLKSTKLFKKLAEFQEFSSIPPWKTELLIRRVREVARSLEVSITPVAAERLAEAVGNNTRQLFTELEKLKLFVGDEQVGVNAVEELVTTTTQTSLQLAKTILQGDTAGALGLVHDLIARNDVPIVISATLIGQFRTWLWVKLMIELRERDEKAIAQAAEVGNPKRIYFLRQEVSRISLGQLQQTLPILLALETQLKSGGDAIATLQMRVIELCGVCRG, from the coding sequence ATGGCGATTTATGTCTATTGGGGAGAGGATGAGTTTGCCTGCGATCGCGCGGTACAGACGTTACGCGATCGCAGTCTCGATCCGGCTTGGGGTTCGTTTAACTTCGACAAAATCCCCGCTGATACCCCGGATGCCACAATTGAAGGGTTAAATCAGGCGATGACTCCTCCCTTTGGCGGTGGACAACGCTTTGTCTGGTTAGTGGACAGCCCGATTTTGCAACAATGTTCCCAAGATCTCCAGAAAAACCTTGAACGCACCCTTCCCCAACTCCCAGAGAGTTCGGTGTTACTCCTCACCAGTCGCAAAAAACCGGATCAGCGGCTGAAATCCACTAAACTGTTCAAAAAGCTGGCTGAGTTTCAGGAATTTTCCTCAATTCCTCCCTGGAAAACGGAACTCCTGATTCGCCGAGTTCGCGAGGTTGCCCGGAGTCTGGAGGTTTCGATTACGCCAGTGGCGGCGGAACGGTTGGCGGAAGCGGTGGGAAATAATACTCGCCAGCTATTTACGGAACTCGAGAAGCTAAAACTGTTTGTGGGAGACGAACAGGTGGGGGTAAATGCGGTTGAGGAACTGGTCACCACCACCACGCAAACGAGTTTACAACTGGCGAAAACGATTCTTCAGGGAGATACGGCGGGGGCTTTGGGTTTGGTTCATGATTTAATTGCCCGTAATGATGTTCCTATTGTCATTTCGGCGACGTTGATTGGGCAATTTCGCACCTGGCTTTGGGTGAAGTTGATGATAGAGTTACGAGAACGGGATGAGAAGGCGATCGCCCAGGCGGCAGAGGTGGGAAACCCAAAACGCATTTACTTTCTCCGTCAAGAGGTGAGTCGCATTTCTCTGGGACAGTTACAGCAAACGTTACCGATTTTATTAGCTTTGGAGACTCAGTTAAAGAGTGGTGGGGATGCGATCGCCACTTTGCAAATGAGGGTGATAGAATTATGCGGTGTTTGTCGGGGATAA
- a CDS encoding DUF4157 domain-containing protein, with translation MAVGLLSFFSCLTVVLSGWSISEQTIVSCISSHTLLGQLCEGKVPEHLPKPILIRLGAVSYQAIAQVMHYQYPYGSSLTLSQKRYLRPFFGDLVDRVEVVYDVQLIDNWVGANLRLDVGSSNAQVYGNRIYINDPYTPEDPEQLVLLAHELVHVRQSEDLGGLHAFGHEYFREYKRAGLRYQDNVFEREAFAIEDKFRQWLEQNFRRGSLRHRQPQRQPQRQPQRESQRESQRHSHSSPSHGFQTPEIPRHP, from the coding sequence ATGGCGGTGGGGTTGCTGAGTTTTTTTAGCTGTCTGACGGTGGTCTTGTCGGGTTGGTCAATCTCTGAACAGACGATTGTCTCCTGTATATCGAGCCATACTCTGCTCGGACAACTCTGCGAGGGCAAAGTCCCGGAACATTTGCCCAAACCGATTTTAATTCGTCTAGGAGCCGTCTCCTACCAGGCGATCGCCCAGGTTATGCACTATCAATACCCCTATGGGTCTTCCCTCACCCTATCTCAGAAGCGATATCTGCGTCCTTTTTTTGGCGATCTCGTCGATCGCGTTGAGGTCGTCTATGACGTACAACTGATTGATAACTGGGTGGGGGCAAACCTACGGCTGGATGTCGGCTCATCCAATGCTCAGGTGTATGGGAACCGCATTTATATCAATGACCCCTATACTCCCGAAGATCCCGAGCAACTGGTGCTTCTGGCTCATGAGTTAGTCCATGTGCGGCAATCAGAAGACCTGGGTGGACTTCACGCCTTTGGTCATGAGTACTTCCGGGAGTACAAACGAGCCGGTCTGCGGTACCAGGATAACGTCTTTGAACGGGAAGCCTTCGCCATTGAAGATAAATTCCGCCAATGGTTAGAGCAAAACTTCCGCCGGGGCAGCTTGCGGCATCGACAACCCCAACGACAACCCCAGCGACAACCCCAGCGAGAATCCCAGCGAGAATCCCAGCGGCACTCTCACAGCTCCCCATCTCATGGTTTCCAGACTCCTGAGATTCCCAGACATCCTTAG
- a CDS encoding type II toxin-antitoxin system MqsA family antitoxin: MNCVICKHGQTVPGRTTVTLDRDGVIVILKNVPAEICDTCGEYYLSEETTRVILESAEQAIAKGIDLEVRQYAAC; encoded by the coding sequence ATGAATTGTGTGATTTGTAAGCATGGACAGACAGTCCCAGGACGAACGACCGTGACTCTAGACCGGGATGGAGTGATTGTCATCCTGAAAAACGTTCCCGCCGAAATTTGTGACACCTGTGGCGAGTATTATCTTAGTGAGGAAACAACTCGGGTGATCCTTGAGAGTGCAGAACAGGCGATCGCCAAGGGAATTGATCTCGAAGTCCGTCAGTATGCTGCTTGTTAA
- the ubiE gene encoding bifunctional demethylmenaquinone methyltransferase/2-methoxy-6-polyprenyl-1,4-benzoquinol methylase UbiE, giving the protein MQPDAAEIQQLFDRIAPLYDRLNDSLSFGTHRIWKQMAVNWSGAKAGDRVIDVCCGSGDIALLLAEVVGKMGTVVGTDFSAAQLEVARGRSYQQLRPVDWVQGDALNLPFEDNSFDAATMGYGLRNLTDIPQGLGELYRILKPGAAVAILDMHRPQSAGMRAFQQWYLNTLVVPTAQRFRLKEEYAYIAPSLDRFPSGRQQVQLAQSTGFERVVHYPLMGGMMGVLVAHKP; this is encoded by the coding sequence ATGCAACCGGACGCAGCGGAGATTCAGCAGCTTTTTGACCGCATCGCCCCTCTCTACGATCGCCTGAATGATAGCCTCAGTTTTGGTACTCACCGCATCTGGAAACAGATGGCGGTGAACTGGTCTGGGGCCAAAGCGGGCGATCGGGTTATAGATGTTTGTTGTGGCAGTGGCGATATCGCCCTCCTCTTGGCGGAGGTGGTGGGTAAAATGGGGACTGTGGTCGGAACTGATTTTTCTGCCGCCCAGTTAGAGGTGGCCCGTGGTCGCAGTTACCAACAACTGCGACCGGTAGACTGGGTACAAGGGGATGCCCTGAACTTACCCTTTGAGGACAATAGCTTCGACGCGGCCACCATGGGGTACGGATTACGCAATCTCACCGATATCCCCCAGGGTCTCGGTGAACTCTACCGCATCCTCAAACCCGGAGCGGCAGTTGCTATCTTAGATATGCACCGTCCCCAATCGGCCGGGATGCGAGCTTTTCAACAGTGGTATCTCAATACCCTAGTGGTTCCCACGGCCCAACGGTTCCGCTTGAAAGAGGAGTACGCCTACATTGCCCCCAGTCTCGATCGCTTCCCCAGCGGTCGCCAACAGGTGCAACTGGCCCAGTCCACCGGATTTGAGCGAGTCGTCCATTACCCCCTCATGGGTGGAATGATGGGGGTTCTCGTCGCCCACAAACCCTAA
- a CDS encoding cupin-like domain-containing protein — MTQANSETVTNSPETQDTTIPFLPVKELSPEQWSTQTFIQEHQIPGIPVVLRQGVSEPEWNLEYLESKIGSEKFLCRFYGQERQTLDKRKWQTIGSGIAAQCLSFFEYAKLVRSGEAHREDIYLAKCPLATTPLANSPSLQAIGPQFNLYNGITDFNLWAGAGGHTESLHYDTFDGTLIQLAGQKRVVLFPPSQLSNLYPFPLIGHLHHGLKLRSWFSQVYPDKPDFEAFPGLEDAFKHRYEVILNPGDVLYLPVGWWHEVSALGEGFVCSANRFWAVFPRRRVLSQWSSWRTYFAFLLSMPFMSLKFIQALTKPNRKEELEKVLRMF, encoded by the coding sequence ATGACGCAAGCCAATTCTGAAACTGTCACAAACTCCCCCGAAACACAAGATACAACAATTCCTTTTTTGCCCGTCAAGGAGTTGTCTCCAGAGCAATGGTCAACCCAGACTTTTATTCAAGAGCATCAAATCCCAGGGATTCCCGTTGTTCTGCGCCAGGGGGTGTCTGAACCAGAATGGAATCTGGAGTATTTAGAGTCAAAAATCGGCTCAGAAAAATTCCTTTGTCGTTTCTATGGCCAGGAGCGACAAACTCTCGACAAACGGAAATGGCAAACCATCGGTAGTGGGATTGCCGCTCAATGTCTCTCGTTTTTCGAGTATGCGAAGCTAGTACGCTCTGGGGAAGCTCACCGTGAGGATATTTATTTAGCCAAATGTCCCCTCGCCACAACGCCGTTAGCGAACTCCCCGAGCTTGCAAGCTATTGGTCCTCAATTTAACCTGTACAACGGCATAACTGACTTCAATCTTTGGGCGGGAGCCGGTGGCCATACCGAAAGCCTACATTATGATACCTTTGATGGCACCTTAATTCAGTTAGCAGGACAAAAACGGGTGGTGTTATTCCCCCCGTCGCAACTGTCAAACCTCTATCCCTTCCCCCTAATCGGTCATCTACACCATGGCTTAAAACTCCGCTCTTGGTTTAGCCAAGTCTATCCAGATAAACCTGATTTTGAGGCGTTCCCCGGTCTTGAAGACGCCTTTAAACACCGCTACGAGGTTATTTTAAATCCCGGCGATGTCCTCTATCTTCCGGTGGGTTGGTGGCATGAAGTCAGTGCCTTGGGAGAGGGTTTTGTCTGTTCTGCCAACCGATTTTGGGCCGTATTCCCCCGCCGCCGGGTCTTATCTCAATGGAGTTCCTGGCGTACCTATTTTGCCTTTTTGTTATCGATGCCCTTCATGAGCTTGAAATTCATTCAAGCCCTCACCAAACCGAACCGCAAGGAAGAGTTAGAGAAAGTATTACGGATGTTTTAA
- a CDS encoding response regulator: MLVVDDEPDNLDLLYRTFRREFQVYKAESGIQALEVLEKQGEVAVIVSDQRMPEMKGTEFLSKTVTQFPNTVRIILTGFTDIEDLVEAINSGQVYKYITKPWDPNELRGVVQRAADTYELLKQKTEELEWSQAQMAVLATLIEVAQTSADLGSSLQPIADALGENFEADTCVLQLMDGDSLSGTPVCYGEDERIDLGDDPLAKEAIASQSVQGVANVAGDAELGQLESYQTAGVKAHLVLPVVFRQELLALASLQWKSPNAVQENEVEWIHRCTQQMALALTCAKLAS, translated from the coding sequence ATGCTAGTGGTTGACGATGAGCCAGATAATCTAGATTTGCTCTATCGCACCTTTCGCCGAGAATTCCAGGTTTATAAAGCCGAAAGCGGCATCCAGGCCCTTGAGGTTCTGGAAAAACAAGGCGAAGTGGCGGTCATCGTCTCTGATCAACGGATGCCGGAAATGAAAGGGACGGAGTTTTTAAGTAAAACCGTCACTCAGTTTCCCAATACAGTCCGCATTATTCTGACGGGTTTTACGGATATTGAAGACTTGGTTGAGGCCATCAACTCTGGACAAGTCTATAAATACATCACCAAACCCTGGGACCCCAATGAGTTACGTGGGGTAGTGCAACGTGCCGCCGATACCTACGAGTTACTGAAACAGAAAACCGAGGAACTCGAATGGTCTCAAGCTCAGATGGCGGTGTTAGCCACCCTGATCGAAGTGGCCCAAACCTCGGCGGATCTTGGGTCATCCTTACAACCCATCGCTGATGCCTTGGGAGAGAACTTTGAGGCTGACACTTGCGTTTTGCAACTGATGGATGGGGATAGCCTTAGCGGGACCCCAGTCTGTTATGGCGAAGACGAGAGAATCGATCTCGGGGATGATCCCTTGGCCAAGGAGGCGATCGCCAGTCAATCGGTGCAAGGGGTCGCGAACGTCGCCGGAGATGCTGAGTTGGGCCAACTGGAGAGTTATCAGACCGCAGGGGTGAAAGCTCACTTAGTGTTACCCGTGGTCTTTCGCCAGGAACTTCTCGCCTTGGCATCTCTACAATGGAAAAGTCCCAACGCCGTTCAAGAAAACGAGGTGGAGTGGATTCACCGTTGCACCCAACAAATGGCGTTGGCCTTGACCTGTGCCAAGTTAGCCTCGTGA
- a CDS encoding DUF393 domain-containing protein, with protein sequence MVLIIFDGNCNLCVTLVKLLESLDKGDRFRYVPMQEERVLSQFEITPQGCELGMILLNPDNPQERWQGTAAAEEIGRRLPAGEVFVSAYRNLPGLKNLGDGVYEQVRDNRYDWFGRRDSTYVSQYPPDFKADAAE encoded by the coding sequence ATCGTGTTGATTATTTTTGACGGCAATTGCAATCTTTGTGTCACCTTAGTGAAACTTCTGGAATCTTTGGACAAGGGCGATCGCTTTCGGTATGTGCCGATGCAGGAGGAACGGGTGTTGTCCCAATTTGAGATTACGCCCCAGGGCTGCGAGTTGGGTATGATTCTGCTGAACCCCGACAATCCTCAGGAACGTTGGCAGGGAACGGCGGCGGCTGAGGAGATTGGGCGACGACTTCCGGCTGGGGAGGTGTTTGTTTCAGCGTATCGCAACTTACCGGGCCTGAAGAATTTAGGTGACGGGGTTTATGAGCAAGTGCGGGATAATCGCTATGATTGGTTCGGCCGCCGGGATAGTACCTATGTGTCTCAGTATCCCCCTGATTTTAAAGCTGACGCAGCTGAATAG
- a CDS encoding serine hydroxymethyltransferase, whose product MTQTNLDFLAASDPTLAEILNSELQRQQDHLELIASENFTSAAVLAAQGSVLTNKYAEGLPNKRYYGGCEHIDRAEQLAIDRAKELFGAAHANVQPHSGAQANFAVFLALLKPGDTIMGMDLSHGGHLTHGSPVNVSGKWFNVQHYGVSQETEQLDYEEIRQLALKHRPKLLICGYSAYPRTIHFDKFRAIADEVGAYLLADIAHIAGLVASGHHPNPLPHCHVVTTTTHKTLRGPRGGLILTQDADLGKKLDKAVFPGSQGGPLEHVIAAKAVAFGEALKPDFKTYSGQVIENAQAMASQLQERGLKIVSNGTDNHLMLVDLRSVSMTGKRADALVSGVNITANKNTVPFDPESPFVTSGLRLGSPAMTTRGMGVEEFKEIANIIADRLLNPEDEAVAETCRQRVANLCQQFPLYPHLRIPVPAMA is encoded by the coding sequence ATGACTCAGACTAACTTAGACTTCCTGGCTGCCAGCGATCCCACCCTGGCGGAGATCCTCAACTCGGAACTGCAACGCCAGCAGGATCACCTAGAACTCATCGCCAGCGAAAACTTCACCTCCGCTGCGGTTCTAGCGGCCCAAGGGTCGGTTCTCACCAACAAATACGCCGAGGGGCTGCCCAACAAACGCTACTACGGCGGCTGCGAACATATCGATCGCGCTGAACAACTGGCCATCGACCGTGCCAAAGAGCTATTTGGTGCAGCTCACGCCAACGTTCAGCCCCATTCCGGCGCCCAAGCCAATTTTGCCGTTTTCCTAGCTTTGCTGAAGCCAGGAGACACCATTATGGGCATGGATTTGTCTCATGGGGGTCACCTCACCCATGGTTCTCCAGTGAATGTCTCGGGGAAATGGTTTAACGTCCAGCATTACGGAGTCAGCCAGGAGACCGAACAACTCGACTACGAGGAAATCCGCCAACTGGCCCTCAAACACCGGCCCAAACTCCTCATCTGCGGCTACTCCGCCTATCCTCGCACCATCCACTTCGACAAATTCCGGGCCATCGCCGACGAAGTGGGGGCCTATCTCCTGGCCGACATTGCCCACATTGCCGGACTCGTGGCCAGCGGTCATCACCCCAACCCCCTCCCCCATTGCCATGTGGTCACCACCACCACCCACAAAACCCTACGCGGTCCCCGGGGAGGTCTGATTCTGACCCAGGATGCCGACTTGGGTAAAAAACTCGATAAAGCCGTCTTCCCTGGTAGCCAAGGCGGTCCCTTGGAACATGTCATCGCCGCCAAAGCCGTAGCCTTCGGAGAAGCCCTCAAACCGGACTTCAAGACCTACTCCGGTCAGGTAATTGAGAACGCCCAAGCCATGGCCAGCCAACTCCAGGAACGGGGTCTTAAAATTGTCTCCAATGGCACCGATAACCACTTGATGCTGGTCGATTTGCGATCGGTAAGCATGACCGGGAAACGGGCCGATGCCTTGGTGAGTGGGGTTAATATCACCGCCAACAAAAATACCGTTCCCTTCGATCCCGAATCCCCCTTTGTCACCAGCGGCTTACGCCTGGGGTCCCCCGCCATGACCACTCGCGGCATGGGTGTGGAGGAATTTAAGGAAATCGCGAACATTATCGCCGATCGCCTCCTCAACCCGGAAGATGAAGCCGTAGCTGAGACCTGCCGTCAACGAGTCGCTAACCTCTGTCAGCAGTTCCCGCTGTATCCACATTTACGGATTCCGGTTCCCGCTATGGCGTAG
- a CDS encoding DUF760 domain-containing protein, producing the protein MNSLPHTGREKTDNPLWDYVQSLSPEAIAKLSQPNPEVAQVMERSIAGMLGTLPPEGFDVAVTTSRENLSKLLVSAMMNGYFLNSAHQRMAFDRSLQAVHTDDDQDGHQ; encoded by the coding sequence ATGAACTCTTTACCTCACACTGGACGCGAGAAAACCGATAACCCCCTCTGGGATTATGTGCAGTCCCTCTCCCCTGAGGCGATCGCCAAACTCTCCCAGCCGAATCCGGAAGTAGCCCAGGTGATGGAACGGTCGATCGCCGGAATGTTAGGAACGCTGCCCCCCGAAGGCTTCGATGTCGCCGTCACCACCTCTCGGGAAAATCTCAGCAAACTCCTCGTCTCCGCGATGATGAATGGGTATTTCCTCAACAGTGCCCATCAGCGGATGGCGTTTGACCGCTCCCTGCAAGCGGTACATACTGATGACGACCAAGACGGTCACCAGTAG
- the hisA gene encoding 1-(5-phosphoribosyl)-5-[(5-phosphoribosylamino)methylideneamino]imidazole-4-carboxamide isomerase, with protein MDVIPAIDLLGGRCVRLYQGDYDQSQTFSEDPVAMAQQWQDQGASRLHLVDLDGAKEGRPENSAVIEAITRHLSIPVQLGGGLRDRDTVARVLDCGVERAILGTAAVEQPQLVQQLCQEFPGQIAVGIDARDGSVATRGWLETSEVKATDLAQQMAQYGVAAIIYTDIHRDGTLSGPNRDALRELAEAISVPVIASGGMSSVSDLLGLLSLESLGVTGAIIGRALYTGDISLKEAVRAVGEGRWQDVPPDLGSSALA; from the coding sequence ATGGATGTCATTCCCGCGATTGATTTATTAGGTGGCCGTTGTGTCCGCCTCTACCAAGGGGACTATGATCAGTCCCAAACCTTTAGCGAAGACCCTGTGGCCATGGCCCAACAATGGCAAGACCAAGGTGCCAGTCGCCTCCATCTAGTGGATCTCGATGGGGCCAAGGAGGGTCGTCCTGAAAATAGTGCGGTCATTGAGGCCATTACCCGCCACCTGTCGATTCCGGTGCAACTGGGGGGAGGCCTGCGCGATCGCGATACTGTGGCCCGAGTCTTAGACTGTGGCGTTGAACGTGCCATTCTCGGAACCGCTGCGGTGGAACAGCCTCAGTTGGTTCAACAACTCTGTCAGGAGTTTCCGGGACAGATTGCGGTAGGAATTGATGCTCGTGATGGCTCGGTGGCAACGCGCGGCTGGTTGGAAACCTCTGAAGTTAAGGCCACGGATTTAGCGCAACAGATGGCTCAATATGGGGTGGCTGCCATTATCTATACGGATATCCATCGCGATGGAACCCTAAGCGGCCCTAATCGGGACGCCTTGCGAGAGCTGGCTGAGGCCATCTCGGTTCCGGTGATTGCCTCGGGGGGGATGAGTTCAGTCTCTGATTTATTGGGGTTACTCTCCCTTGAATCCCTAGGGGTGACCGGGGCCATTATCGGTCGGGCCCTCTATACGGGGGATATTTCTCTGAAAGAGGCGGTTCGAGCTGTGGGTGAGGGACGCTGGCAAGATGTGCCCCCGGATTTGGGGTCTTCGGCTTTGGCCTAA